One Brassica napus cultivar Da-Ae chromosome C4, Da-Ae, whole genome shotgun sequence genomic region harbors:
- the LOC106388511 gene encoding uncharacterized protein LOC106388511, with the protein MSDHHHHARLNRLRTTSQLLRQTTASFSSHPLTFIFLTFLLFSFHSLLDHFSLLLTSFVDTDPSLRSLLSRLPNSPTHLNHHHHHHPRAPFLQLTRLGTLDDDFFSTDEHDPYRRSLQGSPFRSPLNATTLILSGFDRIPGFQRPIGDNGLSLPQIIRSGFSLQEPKDREEDESGHDQEPESDKKDQDFDDSFVDLKLFLKGLHLGRGGGGDAAALFYLVSFLSAAYGWVILGFTTVYSLVLAIMFVTVVNDLLGRFPSFVDSVWSGSRLGFKRVTGFVLMRWAVRDALTQLLGLWYFGEVEDQYSFFCVFVRLKLMPFTVMPPWIRGFEKEISGFLFAWFLTDTLIGLVLALDAFVAVVDPRMRGREIVKEGLYLVSLLLHQAVQIKCLEAILCGSFFRWALIRVVGKGFASVVQSALEVYFTAVWLVFYLAVRCKDANAEGRRFGRREMENMVDGIR; encoded by the coding sequence ATgtccgatcaccaccaccacgCGCGGCTGAACCGTCTCCGCACAACCTCCCAGCTCCTCCGTCAAACCACCGCATCCTTCTCCTCGCACCCCCTCACTTTCATCTTCCTAACtttcctcctcttctccttCCACTCCCTCCTCGACCACTTCTCCCTCCTCCTCACCTCCTTCGTCGACACCGACCCTTCCCTCCGCTCCCTCCTCTCCCGCCTCCCCAACTCCCCCACGCACctcaatcatcatcatcaccatcacccACGCGCTCCCTTCCTCCAGCTCACGCGCCTCGGCACTTTAGACGACGACTTCTTCTCCACGGACGAGCACGATCCCTACCGCCGATCCCTCCAAGGCTCCCCCTTTCGGTCTCCCCTCAACGCCACGACCCTAATCCTCTCCGGATTCGATCGCATTCCCGGCTTCCAACGCCCAATCGGAGACAACGGCCTCTCCTTACCTCAGATCATCCGCTCCGGCTTCTCCTTGCAGGAGCCGAAAGATCGAGAAGAAGACGAATCTGGGCACGATCAAGAACCCGAGAGCGATAAGAAAGACCAAGACTTTGATGATAGTTTCGTGGATCTGAAGCTCTTCCTCAAGGGGCTACACCTCGGccgcggcggcggcggcgacgCGGCGGCTCTGTTTTATTTAGTGAGCTTCTTATCCGCCGCCTACGGATGGGTGATCCTAGGGTTTACCACAGTGTACTCGTTGGTGTTAGCGATTATGTTTGTTACTGTAGTCAACGATTTGCTCGGTAGGTTTCCTTCTTTCGTCGACTCTGTGTGGAGTGgttcgagattagggtttaagAGAGTCACTGGTTTTGTTTTGATGAGGTGGGCGGTGAGAGACGCTTTGACGCAGCTTCTTGGTTTGTGGTATTTTGGCGAGGTGGAGGATCAGTACTCGTTTTTTTGTGTCTTTGTGAGGCTAAAGCTGATGCCTTTCACGGTTATGCCGCCGTGGATCCGAGGGTTCGAGAAGGAGATCTCTGGGTTCTTGTTCGCTTGGTTTTTAACTGATACGCTTATTGGTTTGGTGTTGGCGCTTGATGCTTTTGTTGCCGTTGTGGATCCGAGGATGAGGGGGAGGGAGATTGTGAAGGAAGGGCTTTACTTGGTGTCTCTTTTGTTGCATCAGGCTGTGCAGATCAAGTGTCTTGAAGCGATTCTCTGTGGGTCTTTCTTCAGATGGGCTTTGATTCGTGTTGTGGGGAAAGGGTTTGCTTCTGTGGTTCAGTCCGCGTTGGAGGTTTACTTCACGGCGGTTTGGTTAGTGTTTTACTTAGCGGTTAGGTGTAAAGATGCAAATGCGGAAGGTAGGAGGTTTGGGAGAAGAGAGATGGAGAATATGGTTGATGGGATAAGATGA
- the LOC106388512 gene encoding indole-3-acetic acid-induced protein ARG7: protein MNSKFIKSCEKKLKVMTSKVTTPCTFCETCCQGFCLAFKKEAEMIPKDVPKGHLVVYVGEESRRFVIKITLLTHPLFKALLDQAQDAYGFNSADSRLWIPCDVSTFLNVARCAGAPQGQSNCMCI from the coding sequence ATGAATAGCAAATTCATCAAGTCTTGTGAAAAGAAACTCAAAGTAATGACAAGCAAAGTCACAACACCTTGTACGTTTTGCGAGACATGCTGCCAAGGATTTTGCTTGGCGTTCAAGAAGGAAGCTGAGATGATCCCAAAAGATGTCCCTAAGGGACACTTGGTTGTCTATGTGGGTGAGGAATCAAGGAGGTTTGTTATAAAGATCACCTTGCTTACACACCCACTCTTCAAGGCATTGCTGGATCAAGCACAAGATGCTTACGGTTTCAATAGTGCTGACTCCAGACTATGGATTCCTTGCGATGTGAGTACCTTCCTCAATGTTGCCCGTTGCGCCGGTGCTCCACAGGGCCAGAGCAACTGCATGTGTATCTAG
- the LOC106386357 gene encoding putative white-brown complex homolog protein 30, whose translation MRRLRIDVGWLQHILFFFVCGLGFISLASCLDGDDYSKTGNPKVLVPVTNLIYNRLQSLKNVLKADIDRDLGYCIKNLKDDWDEAFDFDKNLDFLSNCIKKTDGDITLRLCSAAEIKFYFSSFIRRDEVTTVHVKPNVNCNLAKWVSGCEPGWSCNADDDKKFDIKNGKVLPSRTRKCQPCCEGFFCPQGLACMIPCPLGAYCPLAKLNKATGVCEPYNYQIPPGKLNHTCGSADSWADAESSGDMFCSPGSYCPTTIRKVTCGSGHYCRQGSTSQKPCFKLATCNPNTANQNIHAYGAILIASVSLVMIMVYNCSDQVLATREKRQAKSREAAARHAKETTQARERWKTARDVAKNPKMGLTAQLSQTFSRMTSKKDTPDKASGKSKDKKKGPSNLTKMMKSMEDNSSNHEGFNVGTGGSKPGKKPQAPKGKQLHTQSQIFKYAYGQIEKEKAMEQNNQNLTFSGVISMAQDTEIRSRPVIEVAFKDLTLTLKGKHKQILRSVTGKIMPGRVSAVMGPSGAGKTTFLSALAGKSTGCTRAGLILINGKNESINSYKKITGFVPQDDVVHGNLTVEENLRFSARCRLSAYMPKAEKVLIIERVIESLGLQHVRDSLVGTVEKRGISGGQRKRVNVGVEMVMEPSLLILDEPTTGLDSASSQLLLRALRREAVEGVNICMVVHQPSYTMYKMFDDMILLAKGGLTAYHGSVKKIEEYFAGIGITVPDRVNPPDHYIDILEGIVKPNSDITIEQLPVRWMLHNGYPVPHDMLKLCDGLPSSSGSAQNDSTDNSFSNDLWQDVKTNVEIQKDQLQDNYSNSQDNSNRVTPTVGRQYRYFMGRIGKQRLREARLQALDLLILLVAGACLGTLAKVNDETINSLGYTYTIIAVSLLCKISALRSFSVDKIQYWRESAAGISSLAHFMAKDTMDHLNTIIKPLVYLSMFYFFNNPRSSFEDNYIVLVCLVYCVTGMAYVFAILYSASAAQLMSVLVPVVLTLIANQDRDSIVLKYLGSFCYPKWTLEAFVLSNAQRYSGVWVVTRCSSLSQYGYDLSDWVLCLIVLVLMGVICRFIAYFCMVTFKKL comes from the exons ATGAGACGACTTCGGATTGATGTTGGTTGGTTACAACACATCTTGTTCTTCTTCGTTTGTGGCTTGGGGTTTATATCGCTTGCATCATGTTTAGATGGAGATGATTACAGCAAAACAGGAAATCCAAAAGTTCTTGTTCCCGTTACAAACCTGATATATAACCGGCTTCAGAGTCTAAAGAATGTCTTAAAGGCTGATATTGATCGGGATTTAGGATATTGCATAAAAAATTT GAAGGACGATTGGGATGAAGCatttgattttgataaaaatctGGACTTTTTAAGCAATTGTATCAAGAAAACCGATG GTGACATCACACTTAGACTATGTTCAGCTGCTGAGATAAAATTCTATTTCAGTAGTTTTATTAGAAGGGATGAAGTAACAACGGTTCATGTAAAACCTAATGTCAACTGCAATTTGGCTAAATGGGTTTCTGGATGCGAACCGGGATGGAGTTGTAATGCAGATGATGATAAAAAGTTTGATATCAAAAATGGAAAAGTTCTTCCATCTAGAACTCGTAAATGCCAACCTTGTTGCGAGGGCTTCTTTTGTCCACAAGGTCTTGCTTGCATGATAC CTTGTCCATTAGGTGCATATTGCCCACTTGCCAAGCTTAATAAAGCAACAGGAGTTTGCGAGCC ATATAATTACCAAATCCCTCCTGGAAAGTTGAACCACACGTGCGGTTCTGCAGATAGTTGGGCTGATGCTGAGAGTAGTGGTGATATGTTTTGTTCTCCAGGTTCATATTGTCCAACGACGATTCGAAAGGTCACTTGTGGTAGTGG ACATTACTGCAGACAAGGTTCTACTTCacaaaaac CATGCTTCAAGCTCGCAACTTGTAATCCAAATACTGCAAACCAAAATATTCATGCATATGGAGCCATCTTAATC GCGTCAGTAAGTCTTGTAATGATCATGGTTTACAACTGCTCCGATCAAGTTCTTGCCACTCGAGAAAAGAGACAAGCCAAATCTAGAGAAGCAGCAGCGAGGCACGCAAAAGAAACAACACAAGCTCGAGAAAGGTGGAAAACTGCAAGAGATGTTGCCAAAAACCCTAAGATGGGATTAACTGCACAACTATCTCAAACATTTTCTCGCATGACATCTAAGAAAGATACACCTGATAAAGCATCTGGAAAGTCCAAGGACAAGAAAAAAGGACCGAGTAACTTGACCAAGATGATGAAATCAATGGAAGACAACTCGAGTAACCATGAAGGGTTTAATGTTGGAACTGGAGGTAGTAAGCCTGGGAAGAAGCCTCAAGCTCCAAAGGGTAAACAGCTTCATACTCAAAGTCAGATCTTTAAGTACGCGTATGGTCAAATAGAGAAGGAGAAAGCTATGGAGCAAAACAACCAGAACTTGACATTCTCAGGAGTTATCTCCATGGCCCAAGACACTGAGATTAGGTCTAGGCCTGTGATAGAGGTTGCGTTTAAGGATTTAACTCTTACTTTGAAGGGTAAACATAAGCAGATATTGAGATCTGTTACCGGAAAGATCATGCCTGGCCGTGTTTCCGCAGTAATGGGTCCATCAGGAGCTGGAAAAACTACATTTCTTTCTGCCTTGGCAGGAAAGTCAACCGGATGTACTAGGGCTGGTCTAATCCTCATAAATGGTAAAAATGAATCTATAAACTCATACAAGAAGATTACTGGATTTGTACCACAAGATGATGTTGTCCACGGAAATCTCACCGTCGAGGAGAACCTTCGTTTTAGCGCAAGATGCAG GCTGAGTGCTTATATGCCAAAAGCAGAAAAGGTGTTGATCATTGAAAGAGTGATTGAAAGCTTAGGACTACAACATGTAAGAGACTCATTGGTTGGCACGGTAGAAAAAAGAGGAATCTCCGGAGGACAAAGGAAACGAGTGAACGTTGGTGTTGAAATGGTCATGGAACCTTCTCTATTGATATTAGATGAACCTACCACAGGTTTAGATAGTGCATCTTCTCAGTTACTACTTAGAGCACTTCGACGTGAAGCAGTTGAAGGGGTTAACATTTGCATGGTCGTGCATCAACCCAG tTATACGATGTACAAAATGTTCGATGACATGATATTACTAGCAAAAGGTGGTCTTACCGCGTACCATGGATCTGTCAAAAAAATCGAAGAGTATTTTGCTGGAATAGGTATCACGGTTCCTGATCGTGTTAATCCGCCTGATCATTATATAGATATTCTTGAAGGCATCGTTAAACCAAATAGTGATATCACTATAGAACAACTTCCCGTGAGATGGATGCTTCACAATGGTTATCCAGTGCCACATGATATGTTAAAGCTATGTGATGGACTCCCATCATCATCTGGATCAGCTCAAAATGATTCCACTGACAATTCTTTTAGTAATGATCTATGGCAAGATGTTAAAACAAATGTGGAGATACAAAAAGATCAGCTACAAGACAATTACTCCAATTCTCAAGACAATTCTAATCGAGTAACTCCTACTGTAGGTCGACAGTATAGATATTTTATGGGAAG GATTGGGAAACAAAGACTTAGAGAAGCAAGACTACAAGCCCTAGATTTACTAATATTATTAGTTGCAGGAGCTTGTTTAGGAACTCTTGCAAAGGTGAATGATGAGACGATTAATTCACTTGGCTACACATACACGATTATAGCAGTCT CTCTTTTGTGTAAGATTTCAGCGCTGAGATCATTCTCTGTagataaaatacaatattggAGAGAAAGTGCCGCTGGAATCAGCAGCTTAGCGCATTTCATGGCCAAAGACACAATGGATCATCTGAACACAATTATCAAACCTTTAGTGTACTTGTCCATGTTCTACTTCTTCAACAACCCGAGATCTAGTTTCGAAGACAACTATATTGTGCTAGTGTGTTTGGTCTACTGCGTAACGGGCATGGCTTATGTATTTGCCATATTGTACAGTGCTAGTGCTGCCCAGTTG ATGTCGGTGTTAGTGCCTGTTGTATTGACTCTCATCGCGAATCAAGATAGAGATAGCATTGTTCTTAAGTATCTCGGAAGCTTCTGTTACCCTAAATGGACTCTTGAAGCTTTTGTCCTTTCCAATGCTCAAAG GTACTCTGGAGTGTGGGTGGTGACTAGATGCAGCTCGTTGTCTCAATACGGATATGATCTTAGTGATTGGGTCTTATGTCTCATTGTCCTCGTTCTCATGGGTGTTATATGCCGATTCATAGCTTATTTCTGCATGGTTACCTTCAAGAAACTGTAA